The DNA region ATTTTCCATTGACATTCCCATTGCAGCAATTCTCATTCCCACACTTTCCTGTTACTAAGCTTATTCGAAGTACAACAACCTGAGCTGATGCATATTTGTAATTATTTCCACATTGTTTATGACTGGCTGACTGTCTAGATTTCGCTTTCGTACACAATTGACCACTAGGCTATCCTTAATAAAGATTATCCGCCATTTATAATTAGCATGATAACTTGTAAACAACTCACTGATATATTGATTACGTAACTGAAACATTAATAAACCTGACATAATTCTATAACGTTTAAATATGATAAAATCTCAGTGAGTCGACAAAAACAATGAGAACAGATAATTAGCAAAATGTAAAATAACAGTAAACGcatttgtattaaaattaaaacatgaagttcagcgaagggatctcttttcaacgaatttcttatcaagctgtacaatcgtatatatatgaaaattttgtttttgtaaaagtactaattccgtgaggaaatgtgaacattgttaataaaaaaaggttataatcattttaatcatgttattatattcactaaatctattgttgttattcgtattacataatctagtattataaccttttttattaacaatgttcacatttcctcacggaattagtacttttacataaacaaaattttcatatatatacgattgtacagcttgataagaaattcgttgaaaagagatcccttcgcttaACTTCGCATTTGTATTAGTCTCACTAATTTCAATTCATGTTATCTAAGAACGACGTCGTTCCAAAATGTCATTTAGAAATTCCAAAGTTCTCTACGTAGCGTATACATACAGTTATTTTACAACACTGATACtatttattagtttaatttCACTGATGAATTCTAGAACTCCTATTTCACCAATTCATATTCTTAAGTAAACATTGACTGAAAATGTGTAACAAATGTTCCAAACATTTTATATGACAGGTATACAACTTCATCGATTAGTTTACTACTCATCCTTTGTTTAAAAATGATACATACTTATTAATCAATCAGTAAACAGATATGTTTTATTGATATGATGTGTAATAGTGTTAAGAATGAATACGTTTATCACCGCTGTTCTTTATGTACTGAGTTCTCTGGTTTTAGTAGACGTCATTAGAACATTATTTACAGTTTGATGCATAAGTTACAAACGTCACATGttatacataaatctaaatttaAATGAGTTAGTTCAATAAAACTTATATTGTATAGGTCCAAACTACAATAGTTTGTGTGAATTTCTTACTTATTTAATGGTGAATAGTATACTTGAaacgaaacaaaaaaaattttatgTGTTGGATTTTTCGAGATAATTGTGATGGGATATGCTAGTAGGTGAATACTACCTCACTGAGGCCCACATAATTATTACAATTAATGGTTTGgaactgtgggtgacatggttcagattCGGTCTTAATCCCACCCGCTACTTGTCATCGTTTGGATCCGTAATTTTAAAATCACCTCATAgtttttacttatttacgcctgttactcccaatggagcataggccgccgatcagcattctctatcccACTCTAtcttgggccttcctttctagttcgatccaattgttgttcattcttatgtctgtctccatttttcggtgtaatgtgttctttggtcttcctctcctcctttgtccttcaggatttcatgtgagggcttgctttGTGACACACTTaagtgctttcttcaatgtgcgTCCTGTCCACTTTCagcgtttcttcctgatttcttcctccgctgagatctgatttgttctgacccacagtaggttgttgctaatagtgtctggccaacggatccgaagtacttTACATAGACAACTGTCAATAAACACTtgcatcttctggatgatggctttcgtagttctccaggtttccgcctcatacagtagaactgtcttgacatttgtattgaaaattctgacctaggtgttggttgacagttgttttgagtttcagatgttcttcagttgtaaatatgctgctcttgcttttctgATCCgagccttcacatctgcatcagatccaccgtgttcattaaTTTATACTGCCCAGATaagtaaaggtttttacatctttcgaatcttctccgtcaaatgTGGTTgtattggtgcatgctgtgttgtatcggagaatcttgcttttcactTTGtctatattgagacctactgctgctgagactgctgctacactggtcgtcttctcctgcatttgttgttgcgtttgcgataggtgggccagatcatctgcgaagtctagatcgttcagctgcatcctagctatTCACTGTATACCATGCTTTctcccagatgttgacgtcttcataatctagtcaatcaccaggagaaagagaaagggtgagagtaagcaaccttgcctgacacagGTCTTCACTtagaacgactttgtcaactgtcctccatgcacgatttcgcATCATAGGAaatctgtatgatattgactatcttctgaggcatgccgtagtgtcgaagaagcttccatagtgttgctCTGTCTATGCTGTCagatgctttctcgtagtcaatgaagttgatgtagagtgatgaattccattcaattgattgttccacaatgattcgTAGAGTTGGTATGTACACGGTCTATCCTTACGGGATCCTGCCtattggtcacgaagttgggaatctacgcagtccttcatgctgtttaacaatatcctgttgaagacttttcccggtattgagagaagagtgatgctccTGTAGTTaccacacttgctgagatcgcctttctttggtattttgatcagaagtccttctttccagtcttttggtacttgttcctcatcccaaatcttactGAAGAGAATGTCGAGTATCCCTGTAGTTACTGCTACGTCTgttttcagtgcctctgctggaatggtgtctggtcctgctgctttgccactcttgatttgtctgatggccatgcttatctcttcaattgttggtgggccaacatcgatttgGAGGTCCGTGAGTGCTACTTTGATGTTGGGTAGGTCCAGTGCGgttggtcgattcaagagtacttcgaagtgttctacccacatgttttgttgttcttcaatgttgttGATTACCTTGctttccttgcttttcactggtcgttctgcttaacggtgatttccagacagtttctttgtcgtgtcggacagttctctcatgtttccttctcttgcagccttttccgccgtcattgctaagtcttccacatatttacgtttgtcggttctgatgctcctcttcacttgttcgtttacttctgtgtatttagcttgtgccttggctttttctgctcttattcagctggtattgattgctgccttcttgttcctcctttcttgaatcttatccagtgtatcaacagtgatccattccttgtgatggggCTTCTTGCGATCCAGAACCTCATAACATGTTGAAGTGATCGCCTCTTTTATCCCTTTCCAGCTgctctccattgagtagatcatgaactGCCTGGAatctattgctgaggactatcttgaattcgttgagtctgtcagtatcccgaagaaaagccgtGTTAAACTATTGTGATATTGTCTgtcccgttgtccagtgctttatGGGGCCCGGGGATCTGACTCCCTTTTAGATtgtataaatgtttgttatcgctgattctcgtatatcatagtcgacttaaatcacgttagtcaataacgcaatttagataagtcaattaacgagaatgacctttgaatacatatattttgtatgtaaagtgaatgtaatagaacagagcaaaatgacgcgcagggaagatggctgggaagccaactccatctttgtcaagcgttactcaatatttatagtcagacaaaataaagctacagacatgtgattaatggaataagaagggcacacacatatacgctcatataaaaacagtctagattgataagcgaataaataacaaggtcaaagtatagCTCAagcagaatgaataaaatgggatgtccgaaagatagaataaggtatatgggcttggcataataactgacactacagcttcttgagtttcagtttcatcttggcgatgagcaagtgatgatctgatgctatatcagctcctctcttggttctcacgtcctccatcgtcttcctgaactttttgttgatgcagatatggtcgatttggttttgcgtagtgtgatccggtgaagtccatgtggttttgcgAATggtgtttatgtgggaatacagcgccgcctatgaccagtttattgagggcacataggtttgcaaatctctcaccgttttcgttcctttctcccagtccgtgtcttCCCATGACGTCTTCATattcggtgttgtccattccaaccttgacatttaaatctcccatcagaatgttcaggtcctttgttgggcacttctcaacgattgactgcagcctattgtagaattgatctttagcgtcttcattgtagtcgttggtaggcgcatagcattggatgacgttcattgaaatgtcctctttctttgttttgaaggaggctttgatgatccttggtccatgagattcccatcctataagcgcattttgcgcttgtttggacagcatcaatgcaaatccttgtgtatgtggtgcattttcttcttcatggccggagtataacagaagctctcctgaagctagtcgttgttgtccaacttgtgtccaatgtgttttgCTGATTCCAAGCActtccaggttgtatctcctcatttctgtagcgatttggaagactctcccagtCCCTCatattgtacgagcattccatgtacctaaataagtggttgctctggttgtcagaaggggcatcgtcctcatgacttccgaaggaactcggctttcatcatgaggcgtcataacacttctaaatgaagaccttctgactcccagggcagagtttaaaaggtttgaataattatttCCGGTTAGCActcttttagcgagttagttttctacgggatgggatcgctaaccccatgcttaGCCCTCCTGCTTTATCAGGGCTTGTGACCGACAGCGGCCCCCGGAGGGGCTCCAGTTGGAGTCCGTAGTTTTTGCTCAGTGAGTTCATTGCTTCGTCTCGAATCAAATTATGAACGGATAACGTTCtctactactactgatatttTTACTCCAGTTACTACTCTGGTACCTGTCTTGATAAGTTTATCTCACTGTTCTGATGTAGCGTGATAACGTTAACCAATTTACCTGTGTCAGGTTCTTCATTGTTTAAAATTGACTGACCAACTGATCGCTTCAACCATGAAGTTTTCATTGTCCTCTTAGACAATACTGTAAACACTACACATCTAAAATGATTAACGCCATATCCCATTCA from Schistosoma haematobium chromosome ZW, whole genome shotgun sequence includes:
- the CFDP2_16 gene encoding Craniofacial development protein 2 (EggNog:ENOG410WGR1~COG:S), which gives rise to MRRYNLEVLGISKTHWTQVGQQRLASGELLLYSGHEEENAPHTQGFALMLSKQAQNALIGWESHGPRIIKASFKTKKEDISMNVIQCYAPTNDYNEDAKDQFYNRLQSIVEKCPTKDLNILMGDLNVKVGMDNTEYEDVMGRHGLGERNENGERFANLCALNKLVIGGAVFPHKHHSQNHMDFTGSHYAKPNRPYLHQQKVQEDDGGRENQERS